In the genome of Desulfuromonas sp. DDH964, one region contains:
- the bioB gene encoding biotin synthase BioB has product MTFQEIDRLVERVKTGEIPTEAEGLAILGARGADLTRIFAGAHHLRETAFGNHAELCSIINAKSGRCAENCAFCAQSAHARTDAPVYPLKSVEEMVAGARAALQEGSHCFGIVTSGTRVTQGPEFERVLQALREIRALGGIDPSASLGILDAGTAKRLAEAGCATYHHNLETARTFFPEVCTTHDYEEDIQTVRVAKAAGMRVCCGGIFGLGESLSQRVELARTIRELEVDSVPLNFLNPVPGTRLAAADYLTPMDCLRIIALFRYFLPRQRIGVCGGREHNLREFQSWIFMAGASGTMVGNYLTTRGRNRDIDLQMFQDAEVLVHGC; this is encoded by the coding sequence ATGACATTTCAGGAGATCGACCGCCTGGTGGAGAGAGTCAAGACTGGCGAAATCCCAACGGAAGCGGAAGGCCTGGCCATTCTCGGTGCCCGCGGTGCGGATCTGACCCGTATTTTCGCCGGCGCCCATCATCTTCGCGAAACGGCCTTCGGCAATCACGCCGAACTCTGCTCTATTATCAATGCCAAATCAGGGCGCTGTGCCGAGAATTGCGCCTTTTGCGCCCAGTCTGCTCATGCCCGCACCGATGCACCGGTCTACCCCCTGAAAAGTGTCGAAGAAATGGTCGCCGGTGCCAGGGCCGCGCTTCAGGAAGGCTCGCACTGTTTTGGCATCGTCACCAGCGGCACCCGCGTCACCCAGGGCCCAGAATTCGAGAGGGTCCTGCAGGCCCTGCGGGAAATTCGCGCCCTGGGCGGGATCGATCCTTCGGCCTCCCTCGGCATTCTCGACGCGGGAACGGCAAAGCGCCTGGCGGAAGCCGGCTGCGCCACCTATCATCACAACCTCGAAACCGCGCGAACGTTTTTTCCCGAGGTCTGCACCACCCACGACTACGAAGAGGACATTCAAACCGTGCGGGTGGCCAAGGCCGCCGGCATGCGCGTCTGTTGCGGCGGCATCTTCGGCCTTGGAGAGTCGCTCTCCCAGCGGGTCGAACTCGCCCGAACAATCCGGGAACTAGAGGTCGACTCGGTTCCCCTCAATTTTCTCAACCCGGTGCCAGGTACCAGGCTGGCTGCAGCGGATTATCTGACCCCGATGGACTGCCTGCGCATTATCGCCCTGTTCCGCTACTTCCTCCCCCGCCAGCGAATCGGAGTCTGCGGCGGTCGGGAACACAACCTCCGGGAATTCCAGTCCTGGATCTTCATGGCCGGCGCCAGCGGAACGATGGTCGGCAATTACCTGACGACCAGGGGACGGAATCGGGATATCGACCTGCAGATGTTTCAGGATGCCGAGGTTTTAGTCCATGGCTGCTGA
- a CDS encoding helix-turn-helix domain-containing protein, whose translation MVKKLIGRKLKATRLKNDMTIQELAERSKVSSNMISRIERGLTIPSVEILMKLAGAFGMSVNYFVEEASHGTTVVHTRKGMGQPIFFFEDKHQITSLTQGIRDPSFAVFYDTLEAGCSSGEGGMVHTGEEFALVLSGRMEFFIEGESFLLEEGDSLTFKASLPHRWRNLHPGQTLVLWVVSPAPNLAQ comes from the coding sequence ATGGTGAAAAAACTGATCGGGCGGAAACTGAAGGCCACGCGCCTGAAAAATGATATGACTATCCAGGAATTGGCCGAAAGATCCAAAGTCTCTTCCAACATGATTTCAAGAATCGAACGGGGTCTCACAATCCCTTCCGTCGAAATTCTCATGAAGCTCGCCGGGGCCTTCGGGATGAGCGTCAATTATTTTGTCGAAGAAGCCTCGCACGGCACGACGGTTGTTCATACCCGAAAGGGAATGGGACAACCGATTTTCTTTTTTGAAGACAAGCACCAGATTACCAGCCTGACCCAGGGGATTCGCGATCCGAGTTTTGCCGTTTTCTACGACACCCTCGAAGCAGGGTGTAGCAGCGGGGAAGGGGGGATGGTCCATACGGGGGAGGAATTCGCTCTGGTTTTAAGTGGCAGAATGGAATTCTTCATTGAGGGGGAGTCCTTTTTGCTCGAAGAGGGGGATTCCCTGACCTTTAAGGCCTCCTTGCCCCATCGCTGGCGGAATCTGCACCCTGGACAGACCCTGGTGCTCTGGGTTGTTTCTCCAGCCCCGAACCTGGCTCAGTAA
- a CDS encoding helix-turn-helix domain-containing protein — protein sequence MKIKKIVGKKLKSIRLKNDLTIQELAAKSRVSSNMISRIERGLTIPSVEILMKLAGVFDKSINYFVEEVTTTHEVVHTSPGARDKTVYDDEYNMHTESFTSGLRDPQFSSFFCTVQKGGTSGEQNMYHPGDELIYVLDGCLRVTIAGETHILNSGDSLSFKSHLPHRWDNIGDNDAKVIWTLSPFTTI from the coding sequence ATGAAGATCAAGAAAATTGTCGGCAAAAAACTGAAATCGATCCGCCTTAAGAATGACCTGACGATTCAGGAGTTGGCGGCAAAGTCACGGGTGTCGTCCAACATGATCTCCCGCATTGAACGCGGATTGACGATCCCCTCGGTCGAAATCCTGATGAAGCTGGCCGGTGTTTTTGATAAAAGTATCAATTATTTCGTCGAAGAAGTTACCACGACCCACGAAGTCGTCCACACTTCTCCGGGAGCGCGCGACAAGACTGTCTACGACGACGAGTACAACATGCATACCGAGTCCTTTACCTCCGGATTGCGAGACCCCCAGTTCTCCTCGTTTTTTTGTACCGTCCAGAAAGGCGGGACCAGTGGCGAACAGAACATGTATCATCCCGGGGATGAACTCATCTATGTTCTCGATGGTTGTTTGCGGGTGACCATTGCCGGGGAAACCCATATCCTCAATTCCGGAGACAGCCTCTCTTTCAAGTCGCATTTGCCGCATCGATGGGATAATATCGGTGACAATGATGCCAAGGTCATCTGGACACTGTCCCCCTTTACTACCATCTGA
- a CDS encoding tetratricopeptide repeat protein — MESSGLDLDTRLELCLGGYPEDLTERYLGLDEELKGAILLAHGGEDEAAMKAFGCLSEELRDEHFYYERGLVAARMGESEAALADLQHCLQLFSAHPFAGDVLVSLLLSSGHHQQADDLLTQLAAAGYPEAFCCARRAFLETFRGNREIALSNAEKAFQAGNREGELLVLLGQLLERKGLLGEAERVFAMTGGAGGCGGGSGVPLALAEFWLRQGRELDRALDGFKAAWQKEPDNPLWMVRTAQAYLAKGWQKEGVALINRVLARQDVPESLLEEARKALEGN; from the coding sequence GTGGAGAGCTCTGGCCTCGACCTGGATACCCGGCTCGAACTCTGCCTGGGCGGTTATCCTGAGGACCTGACCGAGCGTTACCTAGGCCTCGATGAGGAGTTGAAGGGCGCTATCCTTCTCGCCCATGGCGGCGAGGACGAAGCCGCTATGAAGGCTTTCGGCTGCTTGTCAGAGGAGTTGCGGGACGAGCATTTCTATTATGAACGCGGTCTTGTTGCTGCCCGGATGGGAGAGTCCGAGGCCGCTCTCGCTGATTTGCAGCATTGCCTGCAATTGTTCTCCGCCCATCCCTTCGCCGGTGATGTGTTGGTAAGCCTGCTGCTTTCCTCTGGGCACCACCAGCAGGCGGATGATTTATTGACCCAGCTAGCTGCCGCCGGCTATCCGGAGGCCTTTTGTTGCGCTCGCAGAGCCTTTCTCGAAACCTTTCGCGGCAATCGTGAGATCGCCCTGTCCAACGCTGAAAAGGCATTTCAGGCCGGCAACCGCGAGGGGGAGCTACTCGTCCTGCTTGGCCAGCTTCTGGAAAGGAAGGGGCTACTGGGTGAGGCGGAGCGGGTCTTTGCGATGACCGGGGGCGCTGGTGGCTGCGGGGGTGGTAGCGGGGTGCCGCTGGCGCTTGCCGAATTCTGGCTTCGTCAGGGGCGGGAACTCGACCGGGCCCTGGATGGATTCAAGGCGGCCTGGCAGAAGGAGCCGGACAATCCGCTCTGGATGGTGCGTACCGCCCAGGCCTACCTCGCCAAAGGTTGGCAAAAAGAGGGGGTGGCCTTGATCAACCGGGTTCTGGCCCGGCAGGATGTGCCCGAATCTCTCCTGGAGGAAGCGCGCAAAGCTCTTGAGGGCAATTGA
- a CDS encoding HU family DNA-binding protein, translating into MNKSELVDALAGEKNLTYKKAEEIVNIIFDSMASTLSSGGRIEIRGFGSFVVKDYKAYMGRNPKTGEVIKVNPKKLPFFKVGKELREKVNI; encoded by the coding sequence ATGAACAAATCGGAATTGGTCGATGCTCTCGCAGGTGAGAAGAATCTGACCTACAAAAAAGCCGAGGAGATTGTAAATATCATCTTTGATTCCATGGCCTCCACGCTCTCCAGCGGGGGCCGGATTGAGATACGCGGCTTCGGCAGTTTCGTTGTCAAAGACTACAAGGCGTATATGGGGCGCAACCCCAAAACCGGGGAGGTCATCAAGGTGAATCCCAAAAAGCTCCCCTTTTTCAAGGTCGGAAAGGAGTTGCGGGAGAAGGTCAACATCTAA
- a CDS encoding OmpA family protein, which yields MKHGFLACFLGVLLLAFFPVPVDANPTQYGDTGLFSQPTADTLNAGNICIGLWANCSSGPDESSATIAPVAITLGLGSFLEAYGSYPNILFNDEDLASGRGFANLGMKARILGQRSSPFKLSLDGQVRRSISDNKNLDGKTDYLTRAIASFKLERIGLHANFGYQSNQLTYDNYLYGGGLEFFPSSRLRLIAEVESGTERVPGKGGPGEVMAGFQYFFSPHLTVNSGLGFGFADRSPDWRFIFGLSACQGIGTYSRPIPKLVEPEAEVSEPVAEPVKVVKIKTLTPLIPKTVVPVAEPVNKLEVPVEQGKEEIILYPEDSLAFPATALSGAALPISPVGSLPAITTSQTQATVISKPVRTLVYRKFVLPELTFDFNQWVLSAEGEQAVAEIAELLRKDNRWYIIRMDGHTDSIGSYRYNERLSLKRAISYASYMVSHNGVDLTRVFVKGFGESQPIADNATPEGRALNRRVEILVLIPKGGEG from the coding sequence ATGAAACACGGGTTCCTTGCATGTTTTCTGGGTGTTCTCCTGCTGGCTTTTTTTCCTGTGCCGGTCGATGCAAATCCGACCCAGTATGGTGATACGGGGCTTTTTTCGCAACCGACCGCCGACACGCTGAATGCGGGAAATATCTGCATTGGCCTCTGGGCCAACTGCTCTTCCGGTCCGGACGAATCGAGCGCGACAATCGCCCCCGTTGCCATCACCCTTGGCCTGGGAAGTTTTCTGGAAGCCTACGGGTCATATCCCAATATACTTTTCAATGATGAGGATCTGGCCAGCGGACGTGGATTTGCCAATCTCGGCATGAAGGCCCGAATCCTTGGGCAAAGATCCTCCCCATTCAAACTCTCTCTCGACGGGCAGGTTCGAAGGAGTATATCCGACAATAAAAATCTTGACGGGAAAACAGACTACCTGACGAGGGCAATAGCGAGTTTCAAGTTGGAGCGGATCGGTCTCCACGCCAATTTCGGTTACCAGTCCAACCAGTTGACTTACGACAACTACCTTTATGGTGGTGGCCTGGAGTTTTTTCCCTCCTCTCGTCTCCGTCTTATTGCAGAAGTTGAGAGTGGGACCGAACGAGTCCCAGGAAAGGGCGGCCCTGGCGAGGTTATGGCGGGGTTTCAATATTTCTTCTCTCCTCATCTGACCGTTAATAGCGGACTCGGGTTTGGTTTTGCTGACAGGAGTCCCGACTGGAGATTCATTTTTGGCTTGAGCGCCTGCCAGGGGATTGGCACATACTCGCGCCCCATTCCGAAACTGGTTGAACCTGAAGCGGAAGTCTCCGAACCCGTGGCCGAGCCCGTCAAGGTGGTCAAGATCAAGACACTGACCCCCCTGATACCCAAAACGGTTGTCCCGGTCGCAGAGCCTGTCAACAAGCTCGAGGTTCCGGTGGAGCAGGGGAAAGAAGAGATCATCCTCTATCCGGAAGACAGCCTGGCGTTTCCCGCAACGGCATTGTCCGGTGCGGCGTTGCCAATCTCTCCGGTTGGCAGCCTGCCAGCCATCACAACCTCGCAAACTCAGGCTACGGTTATTTCCAAACCGGTCAGAACTCTGGTGTACCGGAAATTCGTCCTGCCTGAACTGACTTTTGATTTTAACCAGTGGGTCCTCTCCGCTGAAGGCGAGCAGGCTGTGGCAGAAATCGCCGAGCTATTACGTAAAGATAATCGCTGGTACATCATCAGGATGGATGGGCATACCGACAGTATCGGTTCCTATCGTTACAATGAAAGGCTTTCCCTGAAGCGGGCGATCTCCTATGCCAGTTATATGGTCTCCCATAATGGAGTGGACTTGACAAGAGTCTTTGTCAAGGGATTTGGCGAGAGTCAGCCGATTGCGGACAATGCTACACCGGAGGGCCGCGCCCTGAACCGCCGTGTAGAAATTCTGGTATTGATTCCCAAGGGAGGGGAGGGATGA
- a CDS encoding OmpA family protein — MKVWLTALMLLICYSEATASGEGLTEDRLKHFFTSQTVIASIKFSPGSFKLDAAAKEALDLVFSNLQDLDLKQKVIRAEGLPGGGISNGKNLDLNIRRVKAVEDYLRTRHKLKIERYMVGFGSADSKDARLEENQVDIVLYDNIWDLEQVGVETVTKLQK, encoded by the coding sequence ATGAAAGTCTGGTTGACAGCGTTAATGTTACTGATCTGTTATAGTGAAGCGACTGCTTCCGGAGAAGGATTGACCGAGGATCGCCTAAAACACTTTTTTACGTCCCAAACCGTTATCGCCAGCATCAAATTTTCACCGGGTTCGTTCAAACTTGACGCAGCGGCCAAGGAGGCCCTGGATCTGGTTTTTTCCAACCTTCAGGATTTGGATCTGAAGCAGAAGGTGATTCGCGCTGAGGGACTTCCAGGTGGCGGGATTTCCAACGGCAAAAATCTTGATCTCAATATCCGCCGCGTAAAAGCCGTTGAAGACTATCTTCGGACTCGGCACAAGCTGAAAATCGAACGCTATATGGTCGGCTTTGGTTCGGCGGATTCCAAGGATGCCAGGTTGGAGGAAAATCAGGTAGATATCGTCCTTTATGATAATATCTGGGACCTTGAGCAGGTTGGTGTCGAGACCGTGACCAAACTGCAGAAATAG
- a CDS encoding cyclic nucleotide-binding domain-containing protein — MTVNLDSLKSCFIFKEMSDAEIHLLAELFVEKRLSEGMTVFVEHMPGESLYLIQAGTIRISKMISEGDEKTLVILGPDDVFGEMAILDGAPRSATARVIEEARLLSLRKSDFETLCKKNPSLGLRLMRNIVRVFSQRTRENHEDYRLMLLWSLAEKA, encoded by the coding sequence ATGACTGTCAATCTTGACTCGCTTAAAAGCTGTTTTATCTTTAAGGAGATGAGCGATGCAGAAATCCACCTTCTTGCGGAACTCTTTGTCGAAAAACGATTGAGCGAAGGGATGACGGTCTTTGTCGAGCACATGCCCGGCGAGTCCCTCTACCTCATCCAGGCCGGTACCATCCGAATCTCCAAAATGATCTCGGAAGGGGATGAGAAGACCCTGGTGATCCTCGGCCCTGATGATGTTTTCGGCGAAATGGCCATTCTTGATGGTGCCCCCCGGTCTGCCACGGCCAGGGTCATTGAAGAGGCCCGACTCCTTTCTTTGCGCAAGTCCGATTTTGAAACTCTTTGTAAGAAAAATCCGAGCCTCGGTCTGCGGTTGATGAGAAACATTGTTCGCGTGTTCAGCCAACGAACCAGAGAGAATCATGAGGATTACCGGTTGATGCTACTCTGGTCATTGGCCGAAAAGGCGTAA
- a CDS encoding Na/Pi cotransporter family protein: MLDAVLNQQLIFGLVGGLGLFLFGMKIMSEGLQKVAGDRMRKILAALTNNRIVGTLVGVAVTAIIQSSSATTVMVVGFVNAGLMSLVQSIGVVLGANIGTTITAQLIAFKITKYALPAIGLGTGLKLFSSSKRWTYIGEILLGFGILFFGLQIMEQAFEPLKKSQEFREMFIMVGDHHLLGVLIGTVLTMIVQSSSATIGITIALSSTGLISFEASIALILGENIGTTITANLAAIGTNLAARRTAFAHFLFNAIGVAYMLIFFNYFAHFINSITPGDADFMIQTQQQAASLGGAIGDKPFIARHIANTHTLFNILNTIVFLPLVGVLAKLTTLMIRGREEEMEFHLKFIDNRVLNTPPIALGQARSETRRMAMTALEMVDETVAYLQDQDEKRIPSLEKKEELVDLLQKEITDFLVALSQKSITQETSKDIASMMNMVNDLERVGDHCENLWRLGQRKREQKVLFSEIAIDEIVDMARHTRDFLGFVVEAIERGDRTILDKALHMESVVDDTEEVLRNNHISRLNTGECAVLPGLIFIDMLHNFEKIGDHTFNIAEAVVGKK; this comes from the coding sequence GTGCTTGATGCGGTATTAAACCAGCAGCTTATTTTTGGCCTCGTCGGCGGACTTGGCCTGTTTCTTTTTGGCATGAAGATCATGTCGGAAGGTTTACAAAAGGTGGCCGGCGACCGGATGCGCAAAATCCTCGCGGCGCTGACCAACAATCGGATTGTCGGCACCCTGGTTGGTGTTGCCGTGACCGCAATTATCCAGTCTTCCAGTGCAACGACCGTCATGGTCGTCGGATTTGTCAATGCCGGCCTGATGTCGCTGGTCCAATCGATTGGCGTTGTCCTTGGCGCCAATATCGGCACCACGATCACCGCCCAGTTGATCGCCTTCAAGATAACCAAGTATGCACTGCCGGCGATTGGCCTGGGGACCGGGCTGAAACTCTTCTCCAGCAGTAAGCGATGGACTTACATCGGCGAGATCCTGCTTGGTTTCGGTATCCTCTTTTTTGGTCTGCAGATTATGGAGCAGGCTTTCGAGCCGCTGAAAAAAAGCCAGGAATTCCGTGAAATGTTCATCATGGTTGGCGATCATCACCTCCTCGGGGTCCTGATCGGCACCGTCCTGACCATGATCGTGCAAAGCAGCAGCGCCACCATCGGTATCACGATCGCCCTTTCCAGCACCGGACTGATCTCCTTCGAGGCCAGCATTGCCCTGATACTCGGCGAAAATATCGGTACCACGATAACCGCCAATCTCGCCGCCATCGGCACCAATCTCGCTGCCCGCCGGACCGCCTTCGCTCACTTTCTCTTCAACGCCATCGGCGTTGCCTATATGCTGATTTTTTTCAATTATTTCGCTCATTTTATCAACAGTATCACACCTGGTGATGCTGATTTTATGATTCAAACCCAGCAGCAGGCCGCCAGCCTCGGCGGCGCTATTGGCGACAAGCCCTTTATTGCTCGTCATATCGCCAACACCCATACCCTGTTCAATATTCTCAATACCATCGTCTTTCTCCCCCTCGTCGGCGTACTGGCCAAATTGACAACCCTGATGATCCGGGGCCGCGAGGAAGAGATGGAGTTTCACTTGAAGTTTATCGACAACCGGGTTCTCAACACTCCGCCGATTGCTCTAGGCCAAGCCCGTTCCGAAACCCGGCGCATGGCTATGACGGCCCTCGAGATGGTCGATGAAACGGTCGCTTATCTTCAGGATCAGGATGAAAAAAGAATTCCTTCCCTGGAGAAGAAGGAGGAACTGGTCGATCTGTTGCAAAAGGAGATCACTGACTTTCTGGTGGCACTCTCCCAAAAATCGATTACCCAGGAAACCAGCAAGGATATCGCCTCGATGATGAACATGGTCAATGACCTCGAGCGGGTTGGTGACCATTGTGAAAATTTATGGCGCCTGGGGCAGCGGAAGCGGGAACAGAAAGTTCTTTTTTCGGAAATTGCCATTGACGAGATCGTCGATATGGCACGACATACCCGAGATTTTCTCGGCTTTGTCGTCGAAGCGATCGAGCGGGGCGACCGGACCATTCTCGACAAGGCCCTGCACATGGAATCGGTGGTGGACGATACCGAGGAGGTGCTTCGCAACAATCATATCTCCCGCCTCAATACCGGTGAATGTGCGGTGCTTCCCGGACTCATCTTTATCGACATGCTGCACAATTTCGAAAAGATCGGGGACCACACCTTCAATATTGCCGAGGCCGTGGTCGGGAAGAAATAA